The Trueperaceae bacterium genomic interval CGGGGGTGGCCGCCCACCGGCTCCTGGCGATCTTCGCCCGAGGGGCCGAGCAGGCCGGACGCACGGCAGATGCCGCGCGCCTATACGGCCAGGCGTACGGCGCGGCGCCGGAGGGCATGCGGGAACGGTACGCGCGGCGGGTCCACGACCTGGGCATGGAGTTGCCGGAGCAGGTGCAGAGCCGCACTTCGGGCAAGCCCTGGGTTACTTACGCGCTTGCCGCAGCGCTGGTAGTTGCCTTCCTCGGTCAGCTGTGGCTCGACGCCAACGCCGGTCAGTTCGCGGCGCTCTTCCGCCCGCTGCAGGCTAGCAACCTGGCCGCCGCCTTCCTGCTGGGCTTGCCGTTCGTGCCGTCCGACGACGCCTGGTGGCGTTACCTCACCTACATGTTCGTTCACGGCAACCCGATCCACATCGGTTTCAACGCCTGGGTACTGCTCGACATCGGACGGGCGTTCGAGTTCCGGAGGGGATGGGAGAACCTGTTGGCCGCCTTCGTCGTTAGCGGCGCCAGCGGGGCGCTGCTCACAGCGCTGATGAGCAGCGGCCAGCCGCTGGTCCTGGTGGGCGCCTCAGGCGGAGTCCTGGGCGTGGCCGGTGCGCTCCTCGCCGACTCCCTCGCCTCGCGGTCGCCGGCCGACCGGGCACTGTCCGGGAGCCTCCTGCGCTGGATGGGCCTGATCGCCCTCATCTCGGTGGCGATCCCCAACGTGTCCCTCTGGGCCCACGCGGGCGGCGTGGCGGGCGGGCTCCTCTGGGGCTGGCTCCGCCAGAGGTTGCCCACCTCGAAGTCGCTCGATGCGCTCTTCGCGGCAACGGCGCTGGCCGTGCTGCTGGTCGCCCTCTACCGGGCGCTGCTGCTGGCGACCCGGCTACTCTGAGCGCCCGCGCTCACCTGTCCAGGGGAACTGTCGCCCCGTTCAGGTGCTGAGCGGGCCCCAAGGAGAAGGTCGCCGCACCGGAGAGCGAGAAGCGATCGCCCAGGGCGTCGGCGGCGACCGTATAGCTGCCGGCGGCCAGGTCGCCCAGGCTGAACGCCGTCGAGGTCCCGTCGAGTCGCAAGGTGACGGTGTCGAGAGCGCTGCTCGGTCCGGTGGCCTGGACCGTCGCTTCGTCGCCCGGACCGGGGAAGCCCAGGGCGAGGTCGACGCGCAACACCCCGGCGCCGTAGAACTCCCGGCTCATGTAGCTATCGTCGAAGTAGGCGGTGTTCAGGAGACGCTCCGTCACCCTCCTCGCGGTGGCGTCGGGCGTGTGCGCCCAGGCCAGCGCGGCCGCCCCTGCGACTATCGGCGCGGCCATCGAGGTGCCGGCATCGATGCCGTAGTCGTCGCCGGGGAAGGTCGAGAGCAGAGCTTCGTCGTTCGCGCCGCTGCAGTCCGGGATGCCCAGGAACCCGTCCCCTCCTGGCGCCATGATGTCCAGTCCGCTGCCGTAGTCGGAGAAGCAGGAGCGCTCGAACTCACTGTTGACGGAGCCGACGGCCACCACCTCCTCGTAGCGAGCCGGGTAGTCGAGGCTGCCGTGCCCCTGATTACCGGCGGAGGCGATGATGAGCGCGCCTTCGTCGGCGGCGGCCTCGATGGCCTGGCGCACGAGGGTGCTGTCCTCGTTCGCCCCCAGGCTCAGGGTGATGATGTCAGCCGGGTGTTCGTTCGCGGGTGCTCCCTCGACCGGCAGTCCCGCCGCCCAGCGGATCGCCTTCGCCAGGGCCGGGGCGGTGGTGGAGAGGCCGTCGAACACCTTGATCGGCACGATGCGAGCTACCTCGCCGGTGACTCCCGCGGTGCCCCGGCCGTTGCCTGCGACGGCGGCGAGGAGGCCGGTGACGTGGGTGCCGTGGGTATCGGCGAGGCTATCGGGCCGGGGGTCGGCGTCGGTCCTCGTACAGTCGAAGTTCGAGCAGAAGTCCCAACCCGTCGAGACGAAGATCCCCCGCAGGTCCTCGTGGTCGATGTCAATCCCGCTGTCGATGACCGCCACTATCGGGCCGCTCCCCGGGTTCGGCGCTTCCCAGGCGACCGGCGCGCCGACCACCGGCAGATGCCAGGCTTCGGCCAGGAGCGGGTCGTTGGGGATCGAATGGAGGTAGAAACGGTAGTTCGGTTCGGCGAACGCCACCGCTGGGTCCGACTCCAGGAGCTGGGCCACCCTTGCCGGGTCGCCGGTCGTGCTCAGCAGCGCGGTGCCGGTAACCGGGTCGTGGCTCAGCACCTCGACATCGGCCCGCTGAGCGAGCGCTTCGAGGGGTTCCTCGGCGTCGGCCGAGAGGAGGCGCGCGCCCGGTTCGAGACCCACGATCAGCTGGCCCGGGACGAAACTCTCCCGCCCCTCGGCCGGTTCCCGTTCGATCGCCGAGCTGCGCTGGAAGTTAGCGGGCGGCCTCAGCGGGATGAGGGCGTTGTCCGTCCTCAGGATCCCTTCGATGCTGCCCTGGCCATCCTGCGATCCGGCGGGGATGACCTCGCCGATCACGTCGAAAGCGGTCACCCCGCCCTGGTAGACGACCCTCAGTATCGAGCTGTAACGGCCCGGCTCGAGCCCGGGTAGCTGCGTCAGGGTGACTATCTGCCGGTCGAACGGCCCCAGCCGCCCGGAGTCGGGCGTAATCTCGAACCAGCTGCCGGATTCGGGGTTCCTCGCCGAATCGGCCACCTCGATCGTCCAATCGAGGGTCTCGTCCGATATGTTCTCGAGCTCGAAACTGGCGCTCTCCTGCCGGCTGTTGCTGAGCAGCATGGGCCGTCCTGGCGCCACTTCGGGGTCGGTTTCGGGGCCAGGCACCGGCCCTGTCGGGGCGGGCGCGGTCCCGCAGCCGGCGAGCAGGGCGCCGCAGACCAGGACCGTAGTCAACCAGGTCACTATTCGCCTCATGCCCTGACGGTAGCGCCGCTTCTGGCGGGAAAGTATAGCGGGACATGGATTCCGCTTAATCTGCCGTTGAGCGCTCCTTAATGGAACCGGCTCGGTCCACGGTCGGGTGTGCCGGCCAGGCAACGTCGCCGCGCTCGCTCGTCCCGGTCGCACGGTTCCCCGTCCCGGTCGAGTCGCTCGCTCGACCGCGCCAGGCTCAGTCGCACGGCTGCGCTCGCCGGTCGAAGATCCCGGCCAACGCCCTGACCGCGCAGATGACGCCGCTGCCGTACTCGTCGCGGTTCATCATGGACGGGTCGAAGTAGGCGGTAGCAATGAGCCGCCGCTCTACCTCTGCCGGTTCCAGGTCCGGGTCCTGGGCCAGGATGAGGGCCGCCACCCCGGAGGCGAAGGGGGCCGCCATCGAAGTGCCGGCCATGCAGCCGTAGTCGTTCCAGGGGATGGTGCTCCGGATGCGCAGACAGCTCGAGCTGCCGTAACCGCCGGGCGCCATGAGGTCGACGCTGGCCCCGTCCGCGCCCCAGTCGGAGAAGCTAGAGCGCGTGAGGCTCTCGTTCACCGATCCCACGGCGATGACGGCCGGCGAGTTGGCGGGCGCCTGAACACCGTACTGCCCCTCGGTCGAGGTGTTGTTCCCCGCGGCCGCGAGCAGCACCGCTCCCGCCTCGCGGGCGCGGGCCGTCGCCTCGTCCAGTACCGCCACCCGCCCGGGACCGGCGCCCACGCTCATGTTTATGACGTCGGCCGGATAGTGGTTGGTCGGCAGCCCGGAGACCGGTATTCCCGCCGCCCACAGGATCGCGTCGGCGAGGTCGGCGGTGGTGGCCAACGAGCCGGAGTCGTCGAAGATCTTCACCGGCAGGAGCTTGACGTTGGGCCCGTATGCGACGCCGGCCACGCCCACGCCGTTGTCGCCTTCGGCCAGCGCGATCCCCGCTACGTGGGTCCCGTGGGCCGAGGCATGCGCGGGTCCCCCGGGGGAGGGGTCTTCATCGTCGTCCCAGATGTCGTAGCCGGGCACTAGCTTGTCGCGGAGGTCCTCGTGATCGGTGTCGACGCCCGTGTCTATCACGGCTACGACCACCGGTGCGCCGGACGCCATGCCGGTGTATTCCCACGCCTCCTCGAGCCCGAAGCCGTGCACGTTCCACTGATCGAAGTAGCAGGGGTCGTTGGGGATGCCGAGGGGTCTGACGTAGTAGTTTGGGTGGGCGAACGCGACCCGCGGATCGCTCCGCAACCGGCGAGCGGCCTCCAGCGGTTCCCGGGCCGCTACCCGTTCGTAGCTTCGCGAACTGCCCACCGAGAGCAGCCTCAGGCCGTGTTCGCTGCGCACGTCGCTGGCCTGTTCGCGTCGAGCGGCGGCTGCCGAGAGCGGCTCGTACTCGCCTGCCGGTTCCGCGTACCCTACCAGCAGTTCGCCAGGCACGAAGCTGCCAGCCGGCGGCGCTGAGGTTGAAAGCGAATGGAACTCGTACTGCGCCTCCATGTCGGGGGAGCAGGCTCGCTCCGCGGTCATGTGGAAGCTCACCGGCAGTACCACGTCGCCGCCGTTCGACTCGATGGTCACCGAGGCACTGCTCACATCCCCCTCTTCGAGGTCCGAGAAGTCGACCGAGATCCGCAGCAGCTCGCTTCCCTGCCCGCCCCTCAGTTCCCCCTCGGCCGGTGAGATGTGGATCAAGGCCGAGTCGCTGGAGGCGCTCCAGCGAAGCTTCGACAGCCTGGATCCCACGTTGGAGATCGACAACTCCTTGACCGGGAACTGGCTGTCGAGCCTCAACTGACCGGCGCCGATCTCGAGGACCGGCTCCTGGAATGAAGCGCAGGCTCCGAGCAGGAGGCAGAGCAGCAGGAGGCTCAGGTTGAGCAGGCCGGACACGGCGCGGCCGCGGGGGGATGGGGGCACGGTTGGGGATTATAAGAGCGGTCGGAAGGGGGGTGCTGCGCTATTCTCAACAGGTGAACGTCACTTCCAGACGCAAGAAACGTCACATCGAGGTCTGCCTGGAAGAACCTGTCGAGTACGAGCTCCTGACGACCGGCTTCGAGAGGTGGCGGCTTCCCTACCGCGCTTTGCCCGAGGCCGACTTGAACGCGGTGGATCTGAGCGTCGAGTTGCTGGGCAGGCGGCTCCGCGCTCCGCTCCTGATCGGTGCGATGACGGGCGGCAGCGAGCTTTCCGCCCGGATCAACCGAAACCTCGCGGAAGCCGCTCAGCGCTGCGCGGTGGGCCTGATGCTCGGTTCTCAGCGGGTGATGATCGAGCGTCCCGAGGTCACCCCCTCGTTCCGCGTGCGTGAGGTCGCTCCCGACATCCTCCTGCTGGGCAACCTCGGCCTCGTGCAGCTGCTACTGGGCTACGGCGTGGAGGAGATGCGACAGGCGGTCGAGGCGGTGGGCGCCGACGCCCTGGCGCTTCACGCCAACCCGCTGCAGGAGGCGTTGCAGGAGGGTGGCGACACGAACTTCAGTGGCGCGCTGGCGCGGCTCTCCGAACTCCTGCCGCGGCTCCCCTTCCCGGTCCTTCTCAAGGAGGTGGGTCACGGCCTCTCGGCTCGAGTGGCCCGCGAAGCTGCGGCGGCCGGGGTGGCGGCCCTGGATCTTGCGGGAGCGGGCGGAACGTCGTGGGCCAAGGTGGAGCAGTACGCGCGCTGGGGTGAGGTGAGGCATCCGCAACTGGCCGAGTGGGGCATACCCACCGCCGAGGCGCTCCGCTCGGTCGCGAGCGCGGGGCTCGGTCTGCCGCTCATCGCCTCCGGCGGTATACGCAGCGGGGTGGACGTGGCCAAGGCGGTTGCCCTGGGCGCCTCTGCCTGCGCGGTCGCCCGGCCGCTGCTGGCGCCGGCGATCGAGTCGGCCGACGCCGTGGTGGAAGCGCTCGAGCGCCTCATCTTCGAGCTGCGGGTGGCCGCTTTCTGTTGTGGGGTCCAGGATCTGAGCGAATTGGCGCGGGTCGATCCGGAGGCCGTTCCCAGCTGAGGCCCTGCCAGCTGGGCGCCGCGTCGACCTATGTTCGTGCTTCGTC includes:
- the fni gene encoding type 2 isopentenyl-diphosphate Delta-isomerase, with the protein product MNVTSRRKKRHIEVCLEEPVEYELLTTGFERWRLPYRALPEADLNAVDLSVELLGRRLRAPLLIGAMTGGSELSARINRNLAEAAQRCAVGLMLGSQRVMIERPEVTPSFRVREVAPDILLLGNLGLVQLLLGYGVEEMRQAVEAVGADALALHANPLQEALQEGGDTNFSGALARLSELLPRLPFPVLLKEVGHGLSARVAREAAAAGVAALDLAGAGGTSWAKVEQYARWGEVRHPQLAEWGIPTAEALRSVASAGLGLPLIASGGIRSGVDVAKAVALGASACAVARPLLAPAIESADAVVEALERLIFELRVAAFCCGVQDLSELARVDPEAVPS
- a CDS encoding rhomboid family intramembrane serine protease; translated protein: MTQDALLLLGAAVVGGYMTRLATRLAPTFSEFPLKTFIASLLSGIVAFADVFPYSVGDQLRLVTLVAGPIYAFGPLLLITLARVRRYRLARLLMDLLYWTDDGRGALRRLLAQVALQRGDAQRALELIPPGNLLMTAQALALEEQWEKLAALEIPLVADNAFLGETARIEALLRLGRTWEAENAIARMRANWESTGKGPIGYRSLKLSEAMLAAERGDLDTIREMAGEQLPGVAAHRLLAIFARGAEQAGRTADAARLYGQAYGAAPEGMRERYARRVHDLGMELPEQVQSRTSGKPWVTYALAAALVVAFLGQLWLDANAGQFAALFRPLQASNLAAAFLLGLPFVPSDDAWWRYLTYMFVHGNPIHIGFNAWVLLDIGRAFEFRRGWENLLAAFVVSGASGALLTALMSSGQPLVLVGASGGVLGVAGALLADSLASRSPADRALSGSLLRWMGLIALISVAIPNVSLWAHAGGVAGGLLWGWLRQRLPTSKSLDALFAATALAVLLVALYRALLLATRLL
- a CDS encoding S8 family serine peptidase, coding for MRRIVTWLTTVLVCGALLAGCGTAPAPTGPVPGPETDPEVAPGRPMLLSNSRQESASFELENISDETLDWTIEVADSARNPESGSWFEITPDSGRLGPFDRQIVTLTQLPGLEPGRYSSILRVVYQGGVTAFDVIGEVIPAGSQDGQGSIEGILRTDNALIPLRPPANFQRSSAIEREPAEGRESFVPGQLIVGLEPGARLLSADAEEPLEALAQRADVEVLSHDPVTGTALLSTTGDPARVAQLLESDPAVAFAEPNYRFYLHSIPNDPLLAEAWHLPVVGAPVAWEAPNPGSGPIVAVIDSGIDIDHEDLRGIFVSTGWDFCSNFDCTRTDADPRPDSLADTHGTHVTGLLAAVAGNGRGTAGVTGEVARIVPIKVFDGLSTTAPALAKAIRWAAGLPVEGAPANEHPADIITLSLGANEDSTLVRQAIEAAADEGALIIASAGNQGHGSLDYPARYEEVVAVGSVNSEFERSCFSDYGSGLDIMAPGGDGFLGIPDCSGANDEALLSTFPGDDYGIDAGTSMAAPIVAGAAALAWAHTPDATARRVTERLLNTAYFDDSYMSREFYGAGVLRVDLALGFPGPGDEATVQATGPSSALDTVTLRLDGTSTAFSLGDLAAGSYTVAADALGDRFSLSGAATFSLGPAQHLNGATVPLDR
- a CDS encoding S8 family serine peptidase — protein: MPPSPRGRAVSGLLNLSLLLLCLLLGACASFQEPVLEIGAGQLRLDSQFPVKELSISNVGSRLSKLRWSASSDSALIHISPAEGELRGGQGSELLRISVDFSDLEEGDVSSASVTIESNGGDVVLPVSFHMTAERACSPDMEAQYEFHSLSTSAPPAGSFVPGELLVGYAEPAGEYEPLSAAAARREQASDVRSEHGLRLLSVGSSRSYERVAAREPLEAARRLRSDPRVAFAHPNYYVRPLGIPNDPCYFDQWNVHGFGLEEAWEYTGMASGAPVVVAVIDTGVDTDHEDLRDKLVPGYDIWDDDEDPSPGGPAHASAHGTHVAGIALAEGDNGVGVAGVAYGPNVKLLPVKIFDDSGSLATTADLADAILWAAGIPVSGLPTNHYPADVINMSVGAGPGRVAVLDEATARAREAGAVLLAAAGNNTSTEGQYGVQAPANSPAVIAVGSVNESLTRSSFSDWGADGASVDLMAPGGYGSSSCLRIRSTIPWNDYGCMAGTSMAAPFASGVAALILAQDPDLEPAEVERRLIATAYFDPSMMNRDEYGSGVICAVRALAGIFDRRAQPCD